A window of the Vicugna pacos chromosome 32, VicPac4, whole genome shotgun sequence genome harbors these coding sequences:
- the LOC140690822 gene encoding neuropilin and tolloid-like protein 1, with protein sequence MIYGRSLFHIVASLIILHLSGATKKGTEKQATSETQRSVQCGTWTKHADGGIFTSPNYPSKYPPDHECIYIIEAAPRQCIELYFDEKYSIEPSWECKFDHIEVRDGSFGFSPIIGRFRGQQNPPVIKSSGRFLWIKFFADGELESMGFSARYNFTPGFLSRLVVIPGHCAVSWAHSTVMNHLGLRSSSTRRFMRLNNS encoded by the exons ttgtAGCAAGTTTAATCATCCTCCATTTGTCTGGGGCAACCAAGAAAGGAACAG aaaagcaAGCCACCTCCGAAACACAGAGGTCTGTGCAGTGCGGCACTTGGACAAAACATGCGGATGGAGGCATCTTCACCTCGCCCAACTACCCGAGCAAGTACCCTCCTGACCACGAGTGCATCTACATCATAGAAG CTGCCCCAAGACAGTGCATTGAACTTTACTTTGATGAAAAGTACTCTATTGAACCGTCTTGGGAGTGCAAATTTGATCATATTGAAGTTCGAGATGGATCTTTTGGATTTTCTCCAATAATTGGACGTTTTCGTGGACAACAAAATCCACCTGTAATAAAATCCAGTGGCAGATTTCTATGGATTAAGTTTTTTGCTGATGGCGAGTTGGAATCTATGGGATTCTCAGCTCGGTACAATTTCACACCTG GTTTTCTTTCAAGGCTTGTGGTTATTCCTGGGCACTGTGCCGTTTCCTGGGCCCACAGCACAGTGATGAATCACCTAGGATTGCGGTCTAGCAGCACGAGAAGGTTTATGAGATTGAACAACAGTTAG